One Defluviimonas aquaemixtae DNA segment encodes these proteins:
- a CDS encoding type I restriction endonuclease subunit R, with product MPERPRSERVTQDRLAAHITTPEDKGGLGYRNLGDWSGRPNNRCVEPDLLRANLSARGYSDDEINAALTRLMQAIEVTGTTLYQANLRTYTLLRYGVDVQISVAAPHKTVHLIDWDDPAANDFAHAEEVTLKGGHERRPDLVVYLNGLAVAVIELKRSSVEIGDGIRQLISNQDEIFNAPFFATAQLLLAGSDAQGLRYGTVGTPETLFVDWRDEDPPVGDLAAGAHLDRPVGQMLRKDRLLDLIRNFVIFDAGIKKVPRQHQFVGVKLAQERLAKREGGVIWHTQGSGKSILMVLLAKWILEREPDARVLVITDRDELDKQIEGVMRNAGVVAADAPSPRVTRRDEFVSWLGAPSPRLICALIHKFDTTDLSGPPPNVTGRFYVFVDECHRTQGGDMNKQMKRWLEGAIFVGFTGTPLLRKDRQTTREVFGTYIHTYKFQEAVRDKVVLDLKYEARDVPQRMTSPAAIDAWFEKKTKNLNNFQKAVLRKRWANMEELLSATERKRRIVAEIVQDFDLKPRLSDDRGTAILVAASIRDACEFYREFQSTRLGPHVGIVTSFEPNHNAISREPANSDERYKYDTYTNFVLKAGQSTTAYETEVKRRFIEEPANMKLLIVVSKLLTGFDAPSCSYIYLDDKLRDHTLFQAICRTNRIDGDDKDYGHIVDFKELFGDVQHAIAVYSSDELDLDAGSGGDNNVEIKNWIEEGKARLDAAREALHYLCAPVPPPREVEQFLRYFCGDAADPNALTETEALRISFYKSVASFVRAYAAIAQNLDDAGYSPSEQSDIQRDVDFYSDLRAAIKKHSGEELDIKPYEADMRHLLNTYIQADPAQALGALSNVSLTQAIIETGIHDAIAKQLNEKGKLSKNAVAEGIINNIRKTIIRDQLTDPRFYDEMSKLLEDLIQQSRDSAKAYEDFLKKAEELVRKMAARDAGPDLPASLSGNREAVVIYNNLPDLPATDFVVPADDDQRADLALEIDRTVREHAPAGWKGDPVREREVKNVLFPIFNRDRDATLAMFEIIKNQSGY from the coding sequence ATGCCTGAACGTCCCCGCAGCGAGCGCGTCACGCAGGATCGCCTCGCGGCCCATATCACCACGCCGGAGGACAAGGGCGGCCTCGGCTACCGGAACCTCGGCGACTGGTCGGGCCGCCCGAACAACCGGTGCGTCGAGCCCGATCTGCTGCGCGCCAACCTTTCCGCCCGTGGCTATTCCGACGACGAGATCAACGCTGCCCTGACGCGCCTGATGCAGGCGATCGAGGTGACCGGCACCACGCTCTATCAGGCAAACCTCCGCACCTACACGCTGCTGCGCTACGGCGTTGACGTGCAGATCTCGGTCGCCGCCCCGCACAAGACGGTGCACCTGATCGACTGGGACGACCCCGCCGCCAACGACTTCGCCCATGCCGAGGAGGTGACCCTGAAGGGCGGCCACGAACGGCGCCCCGATCTGGTCGTCTACCTCAACGGCCTTGCCGTCGCGGTGATCGAGCTGAAACGCTCCTCGGTCGAGATCGGCGACGGCATCCGGCAGCTGATTTCCAATCAGGACGAGATCTTTAACGCGCCGTTCTTCGCCACTGCGCAGCTTCTGCTGGCGGGCAGCGATGCGCAGGGCCTGCGCTATGGCACGGTCGGAACGCCCGAAACGCTGTTCGTCGACTGGCGGGATGAAGACCCGCCCGTCGGAGACCTGGCCGCCGGTGCACATCTCGACCGTCCGGTCGGGCAGATGCTGCGCAAGGACCGGCTGCTTGACCTGATCCGGAACTTCGTGATCTTCGACGCAGGCATCAAGAAGGTTCCCCGGCAACACCAGTTCGTCGGCGTGAAGCTTGCGCAGGAGCGGCTGGCCAAGCGCGAGGGCGGTGTCATCTGGCACACCCAAGGGTCCGGCAAGAGCATCCTGATGGTGCTGCTGGCCAAGTGGATCCTCGAACGCGAGCCGGATGCCCGCGTGCTGGTCATCACGGACCGCGACGAGCTCGACAAACAGATCGAGGGCGTGATGCGGAATGCGGGCGTGGTCGCTGCCGATGCGCCATCGCCCCGGGTGACGCGCCGCGACGAGTTCGTGAGCTGGCTGGGCGCGCCGTCGCCTCGCCTGATCTGCGCGCTGATCCACAAGTTCGACACGACCGATCTGTCCGGGCCGCCCCCGAACGTCACCGGCCGGTTCTACGTGTTCGTGGACGAGTGCCACCGCACCCAGGGCGGCGACATGAACAAGCAGATGAAGCGCTGGCTCGAGGGTGCCATCTTCGTCGGCTTCACCGGAACTCCGTTGCTGCGGAAGGACCGGCAGACCACGCGTGAAGTCTTCGGCACCTACATTCACACCTACAAGTTCCAGGAGGCGGTCCGGGACAAGGTCGTGCTCGACCTGAAATACGAGGCGCGCGACGTGCCGCAGCGCATGACGAGCCCGGCCGCAATTGACGCATGGTTCGAAAAGAAGACGAAGAACCTCAACAATTTCCAGAAGGCTGTTCTGCGGAAGCGGTGGGCCAACATGGAGGAGCTGCTCAGCGCGACCGAACGGAAACGCCGGATCGTCGCCGAGATCGTGCAGGACTTCGATCTGAAGCCGCGGCTGAGCGACGACAGAGGGACCGCGATCCTTGTCGCGGCCTCGATCCGCGACGCCTGCGAGTTCTACCGCGAGTTCCAGAGCACCAGACTCGGGCCGCATGTGGGTATCGTCACGTCCTTCGAGCCGAACCACAATGCGATCTCGCGGGAGCCCGCCAACAGCGACGAACGCTACAAGTACGACACCTACACGAATTTCGTGCTGAAAGCCGGCCAAAGCACGACAGCCTATGAGACCGAGGTCAAGCGGCGCTTCATCGAAGAGCCGGCGAACATGAAGCTGCTGATCGTGGTGTCCAAGCTGCTCACCGGCTTCGATGCACCGAGCTGCAGCTACATCTATCTCGACGACAAGCTGCGGGACCACACGCTGTTCCAGGCGATCTGCCGGACCAACCGGATCGACGGCGATGACAAGGATTACGGTCACATCGTCGACTTCAAGGAGCTGTTCGGCGACGTCCAGCACGCGATCGCGGTCTACAGCTCGGATGAACTCGATCTGGATGCGGGCAGCGGCGGCGACAACAACGTCGAGATCAAGAACTGGATCGAAGAGGGGAAGGCGCGCCTCGACGCGGCACGCGAAGCGCTTCACTATCTCTGCGCCCCGGTGCCCCCGCCGAGAGAAGTGGAGCAGTTCTTGCGGTACTTCTGCGGTGATGCCGCTGATCCGAACGCCTTGACCGAGACCGAGGCGCTGAGGATCTCGTTTTACAAATCCGTGGCGTCGTTCGTTCGGGCCTACGCCGCCATCGCCCAGAACTTGGACGACGCAGGGTATTCCCCCTCCGAACAGAGCGACATCCAGCGCGATGTCGATTTCTACAGTGATCTCAGGGCCGCCATCAAAAAGCATTCGGGCGAAGAGCTCGACATCAAGCCCTATGAAGCCGACATGCGGCACCTGCTGAACACCTACATTCAGGCTGATCCTGCCCAAGCGCTGGGTGCGTTGTCCAACGTGTCGCTTACCCAGGCCATCATCGAAACCGGAATCCATGATGCGATCGCCAAGCAGCTGAACGAAAAGGGGAAGCTGTCGAAGAACGCGGTGGCCGAAGGCATCATCAACAATATCCGGAAGACCATCATTCGTGATCAGCTGACAGATCCTCGCTTCTATGACGAGATGTCCAAGCTCCTTGAGGATCTGATCCAGCAAAGCCGCGACAGTGCGAAGGCCTATGAGGACTTCCTGAAGAAGGCCGAGGAACTGGTCCGCAAGATGGCGGCACGGGATGCGGGTCCTGACCTGCCTGCAAGCCTTTCGGGCAATCGCGAAGCCGTCGTGATCTACAACAACCTTCCAGACCTACCTGCTACAGATTTCGTTGTCCCCGCGGACGACGACCAAAGAGCGGATCTGGCGCTTGAAATCGACCGCACCGTACGAGAACACGCCCCTGCGGGTTGGAAAGGTGATCCAGTCCGCGAACGGGAGGTTAAGAACGTTCTTTTCCCGATCTTCAATCGAGATCGCGACGCGACGCTCGCTATGTTCGAAATCATCAAGAACCAATCGGGGTATTGA
- a CDS encoding M48 family metallopeptidase: MGEVIEIGDLAIDVTRKDVKNVHLSVHPPDGRVTLVAPTSTRIDVARAYAITKIGWIRQQQGKLAQQAREAPRQFVGRETHYLWGRRHLLRVTECEGKPAVRLDHRTIHLQVRPGSTLETRAKVIHNWHLKLLHAAVPPLIKKWESRIGVEVQGYFLQRMKTKWGSCNAEQRTIRLNTELVKKPRDLLEYVVVHEMIHILAPTHSPRFFDLLSTHYPSWSEARTELNELPIPAL; this comes from the coding sequence ATGGGTGAAGTGATCGAAATCGGCGATCTGGCCATCGACGTGACCCGGAAGGACGTCAAGAACGTCCATCTGTCGGTCCATCCCCCCGATGGGCGAGTTACACTCGTTGCACCGACGTCCACCAGGATCGACGTCGCCCGCGCCTATGCGATCACCAAGATCGGCTGGATTCGTCAGCAGCAAGGAAAGCTCGCACAGCAGGCTCGCGAGGCACCACGACAATTTGTCGGGCGCGAAACTCACTATCTATGGGGCCGCCGACATCTTCTTCGGGTGACGGAATGTGAGGGCAAGCCTGCAGTGCGCCTGGATCATCGAACGATTCATCTTCAAGTGCGCCCTGGAAGCACTCTGGAGACCCGAGCGAAGGTGATACACAATTGGCACCTCAAGCTTCTTCACGCCGCGGTCCCCCCCTTGATCAAGAAGTGGGAAAGCCGGATTGGTGTCGAAGTCCAAGGCTATTTCCTGCAGCGCATGAAGACCAAATGGGGAAGCTGCAACGCGGAACAGCGGACCATTCGTCTGAATACGGAGTTGGTCAAGAAACCCCGGGATTTGCTCGAGTACGTCGTGGTTCACGAGATGATCCACATACTCGCACCGACCCATAGCCCAAGGTTCTTCGATCTCCTGTCAACGCACTATCCGAGCTGGTCCGAGGCGCGCACTGAATTGAACGAGTTGCCTATTCCGGCACTCTGA